One genomic region from Nitrospira sp. CR1.1 encodes:
- a CDS encoding sulfate ABC transporter permease subunit, with protein sequence MRWLLIGIVWVYFLVLLVGPILYMASQSFSEGLAAFWTEISRPEALHGFTLTAEITLIVLVLNLIFGTMTALVLARQQFWGRSVVSGVIDLPFAVSPVISGFMLILLFGPDTMLGAWFGQAHIKVLFALPAMILATLFVTFPFMVRELTPLLQTLGTEEEEAARTLGAGEWQVFLKVTLPALRWGLVYGATLTVARAIGEFGAVLVVSGNILLLTQTATLHIYQSYVDFNYVAANAVALTLLAVSFAILTVLEIAKARAETTVAEAGAQ encoded by the coding sequence ATGCGTTGGCTGTTGATCGGGATCGTCTGGGTCTACTTTCTGGTCCTTCTGGTGGGCCCGATCCTCTACATGGCCAGCCAGAGTTTCAGCGAGGGGCTGGCGGCGTTCTGGACGGAAATCTCGCGGCCGGAAGCGCTGCACGGATTCACGCTCACCGCTGAAATCACGCTGATCGTGCTCGTGCTGAACCTTATTTTCGGGACGATGACGGCGCTGGTGCTGGCGCGCCAACAATTCTGGGGCCGCAGTGTGGTGAGCGGCGTGATCGATTTGCCCTTTGCCGTCTCGCCCGTGATCTCAGGGTTCATGCTAATCCTGCTGTTCGGACCGGACACCATGCTGGGCGCATGGTTCGGCCAGGCTCATATCAAGGTGTTGTTCGCGTTGCCTGCGATGATTCTCGCCACGCTCTTCGTCACGTTTCCATTCATGGTGCGGGAACTCACGCCACTGCTGCAAACACTGGGGACCGAAGAAGAAGAGGCTGCACGGACGTTAGGGGCCGGCGAGTGGCAGGTGTTTCTCAAGGTGACGCTGCCCGCATTGCGCTGGGGCCTGGTCTATGGCGCCACCCTCACGGTCGCGCGCGCGATCGGCGAATTCGGGGCCGTGCTCGTGGTCTCCGGCAATATCCTGTTGCTGACACAGACCGCCACCTTGCATATTTACCAAAGCTATGTCGATTTCAACTATGTGGCGGCCAATGCCGTGGCATTGACCCTGCTCGCCGTTTCCTTCGCAATTCTCACGGTACTGGAAATTGCCAAGGCCCGGGCAGAAACAACCGTCGCGGAAGCGGGAGCGCAGTAA
- a CDS encoding acyl-protein synthetase, which yields MSFNLPLKAMSLQEKLAAMESLWEDLARTPEAIESPAWHKDILDERRQRLAEGQSRFIDWEAAKADIRNKLS from the coding sequence ATGTCGTTCAATCTCCCACTTAAAGCCATGAGCCTTCAAGAGAAGCTTGCTGCGATGGAGTCTCTATGGGAAGACCTTGCCCGTACCCCAGAGGCTATTGAGTCCCCTGCCTGGCACAAGGACATCCTCGATGAACGCCGCCAGCGGCTCGCCGAGGGGCAATCTCGATTCATTGATTGGGAGGCCGCCAAAGCGGACATCCGAAACAAGCTCTCGTGA
- a CDS encoding glycine--tRNA ligase subunit beta, with the protein MPSKKTTTKTAPRSKVVKAPKAPATTELLVEIGTEELPYQFVAPAMRALQQGAETLLKDLRLTYGAVRTMGTPRRLVLLVEGLATQQASAVKEAMGPSKSVAFDQNGQPTRAAVGFAAGQGIPVEDLQVRQTPKGEYLFAVKQEKGQAVAAVLTQALPQLLAKLSFPKAMQWNQTGVRFARPMRWLVALCGGKVLPIQFATIKAGSFSQGHRVLGARVSGPKGFAVKSIAHYLKEIERHSVIVDQDRRRAMILDQLASLAKSARGHLHQDDELLEQAIYMVECPLTILGSFKPHYLALPKEILMTSMKEHQGYFSLVDSHGALLPNFLAVTNMKLANMQLIREGNERVLAARLADAKFFFDEDRKTSLADRVAKQLAVTFHQKLGSLHQKTQRVVAMAAHVAGQLGDDRLMHDCRRAAELSKADLLTGIVGEFPALQGIMGGEYAKHDGEPAAVSAAIREQYLPRAMEGELPESLSGKVLSLADRLDSIAGFFLVGLIPSGSEDPFALRRHATAIVRIVIESKLRLNLAQAVRTAQDVLAGQNVTAAPQTGKGGAPDVIGFLFERVRFYGKSAHQLRDDVMEAVLKSADRQSIDLTDLFDKMQSLQQITVRAEFDPLIVGFKRAHRLTEKEQWDRKPVESALFREAAESALHETVQSSHAAYAAAMRSGEYGQALDVLVRMKGPIDDFFNAVMVNADDPAIRGNRLSLLKEVDDLFMSFADFSQIMVQGT; encoded by the coding sequence ATGCCATCCAAAAAGACCACGACCAAGACTGCCCCACGCTCCAAGGTTGTCAAAGCTCCCAAGGCTCCAGCCACCACAGAACTGCTGGTGGAAATCGGAACGGAAGAGTTGCCCTATCAGTTCGTCGCTCCGGCCATGCGCGCCTTGCAGCAGGGAGCGGAGACGTTGCTGAAAGACCTGCGTCTGACCTATGGCGCCGTCCGTACGATGGGTACGCCGCGGCGGCTTGTGCTGCTCGTCGAAGGGTTGGCAACACAGCAGGCGTCAGCAGTCAAAGAAGCCATGGGGCCTTCCAAGTCGGTGGCGTTCGATCAAAACGGGCAGCCCACCAGAGCGGCCGTTGGTTTTGCCGCGGGGCAGGGCATTCCCGTTGAAGATCTGCAGGTTCGACAGACGCCGAAGGGCGAGTATCTGTTTGCGGTGAAGCAGGAGAAGGGGCAGGCGGTTGCCGCGGTACTGACGCAGGCGTTGCCGCAGTTGCTCGCCAAGTTATCGTTTCCCAAGGCCATGCAGTGGAACCAGACCGGCGTGCGTTTTGCCAGGCCGATGCGATGGCTGGTGGCCCTCTGCGGTGGGAAAGTCCTGCCGATTCAGTTCGCGACGATCAAGGCCGGCAGTTTCAGTCAGGGACATCGGGTGCTGGGCGCCAGGGTGTCCGGTCCGAAGGGTTTTGCCGTCAAGTCCATCGCGCACTATTTGAAGGAGATCGAACGCCACAGCGTCATCGTGGATCAGGATCGGCGGCGAGCCATGATCCTCGACCAATTGGCCTCGCTGGCCAAGTCTGCGCGCGGGCATCTGCACCAGGACGACGAATTGCTGGAACAGGCTATATATATGGTGGAATGTCCGCTGACGATTCTGGGTTCCTTTAAGCCTCACTATCTTGCGTTGCCGAAAGAAATTTTGATGACCTCCATGAAAGAGCATCAAGGATATTTCTCCCTCGTGGACTCGCACGGCGCCTTGCTGCCGAATTTCCTGGCCGTCACGAATATGAAACTCGCGAACATGCAGTTGATCCGCGAGGGCAACGAACGCGTATTGGCAGCGCGGCTGGCCGATGCAAAATTTTTCTTCGATGAGGATCGCAAGACCTCGTTGGCGGATCGAGTGGCGAAGCAGCTTGCGGTCACCTTCCACCAGAAGCTTGGCAGCCTGCATCAGAAGACGCAGCGCGTGGTGGCGATGGCGGCGCATGTAGCCGGGCAGCTCGGCGACGACCGGTTGATGCACGATTGCCGGCGCGCGGCGGAACTCAGCAAGGCTGATCTGTTGACGGGAATTGTGGGCGAGTTTCCGGCGCTCCAAGGAATCATGGGTGGCGAGTATGCGAAACACGACGGGGAGCCGGCGGCCGTCAGCGCGGCGATCAGAGAGCAATATCTGCCGCGGGCGATGGAAGGGGAATTACCGGAGTCATTGTCCGGGAAGGTGCTGTCCCTCGCTGATCGATTGGATAGCATTGCCGGATTTTTCCTGGTCGGCCTGATCCCGAGCGGTTCCGAGGATCCCTTTGCCCTGAGGCGCCACGCCACGGCCATCGTGCGTATCGTGATCGAGAGCAAGCTGCGGCTGAATCTCGCGCAAGCCGTACGAACGGCGCAAGACGTGTTGGCCGGTCAGAATGTGACGGCTGCGCCACAGACGGGCAAAGGCGGGGCGCCGGACGTCATCGGTTTTCTGTTTGAGCGGGTCCGCTTTTACGGCAAGAGCGCGCACCAATTGCGGGACGATGTGATGGAGGCCGTGTTGAAGTCGGCCGATCGTCAGTCCATCGATCTCACCGATCTCTTCGACAAGATGCAGTCGCTGCAGCAGATTACCGTGCGGGCGGAGTTCGATCCGCTCATCGTCGGATTCAAACGCGCGCACCGGCTGACCGAAAAAGAGCAGTGGGATCGCAAGCCGGTGGAATCCGCGTTATTTCGGGAAGCTGCCGAGTCCGCCTTACATGAGACCGTACAGAGTAGTCATGCAGCCTATGCGGCGGCGATGCGCAGCGGAGAGTACGGGCAGGCTCTGGACGTGCTGGTCCGGATGAAGGGTCCGATCGACGACTTTTTCAATGCGGTCATGGTCAACGCCGACGATCCGGCGATACGCGGAAACCGGTTGTCGCTCTTGAAAGAGGTCGATGATTTGTTCATGTCATTCGCTGATTTCTCCCAGATTATGGTACAAGGGACGTAG
- the cysT gene encoding sulfate ABC transporter permease subunit CysT — translation MTSHLLISLALRSAAVGYVLLLIFLPLAALAQQSVAAGWDRFIQDLSAPQAAAALWLTIETAAIATAINAVFGTISALVLVRYEFPGRWLLNALVDLPFAIPTLVAGLMIAAIYGPTSVLGTWLQQGGLTVLYNQPGIILAMLFVTMPFTIRSLQPVLMGLERDQEEAAFTLGASPWTTFWKVTVPSVLPGLLTGVFLTFVRALGEFGSIVIVAGNIPMKTQVASVYVYGEIESYNPQAATSVSVLILLISFVVLLLLERLTRRPGERLPNLFLWSRQDDQPSHDSALPTAAH, via the coding sequence TTGACCTCTCATCTGTTAATCAGCCTGGCACTACGGTCTGCGGCCGTTGGCTATGTGCTGCTCCTGATCTTTCTCCCTCTGGCGGCCCTCGCGCAACAGTCTGTCGCGGCGGGATGGGATCGCTTCATCCAGGATTTATCGGCGCCCCAAGCGGCGGCGGCGCTGTGGTTGACCATTGAAACCGCGGCAATCGCCACCGCCATCAATGCCGTCTTCGGCACCATCTCGGCGCTCGTCTTGGTACGCTACGAATTTCCCGGCCGCTGGCTCTTGAACGCGTTGGTCGATCTGCCATTCGCCATCCCCACCCTTGTCGCCGGATTGATGATTGCGGCGATTTATGGCCCGACGAGCGTCCTGGGTACCTGGCTCCAACAGGGTGGGCTGACGGTGCTGTATAACCAGCCCGGCATCATTCTGGCGATGCTCTTTGTCACCATGCCCTTTACGATTCGCTCCCTGCAGCCGGTGTTGATGGGATTGGAGCGCGATCAGGAGGAAGCGGCGTTCACCCTCGGAGCCAGCCCCTGGACCACCTTTTGGAAGGTCACGGTGCCGTCGGTCCTGCCCGGCCTGCTGACCGGCGTGTTCCTCACCTTTGTGCGAGCGCTGGGCGAATTTGGTTCCATCGTCATCGTCGCGGGCAATATCCCGATGAAGACACAGGTGGCCTCGGTCTATGTCTACGGAGAAATCGAGAGCTACAACCCGCAGGCAGCCACGTCCGTCTCAGTATTGATTCTGCTCATATCGTTTGTAGTGCTGTTGCTGCTGGAACGGCTGACCCGGCGTCCGGGTGAACGGTTACCCAACCTGTTTCTCTGGTCGAGGCAAGATGACCAGCCGAGCCACGATTCCGCGCTGCCGACTGCTGCGCACTGA
- a CDS encoding glycine--tRNA ligase subunit alpha — MNFQDLILTLHRFWADRGCVIHQPYDLEMGAGTFHPATFLRSLGPEPWRAAYPQACRRPTDGRYGENPNRMQHYYQYQVVLKPAPDNIQGLYLESLKQLGIDPRKHDIRFVQDDWESPTLGAWGLGWEVRLDGMEITQFTYFQEIGGIPLNPITGEITYGTERIAMYLQQVDNVYDLQWTDGVTYGDVHHRSEVEFSRYNFEEGEVPMLMATFQAFEGECQRLLDKKLTLPAYDYCIKTSHMFNLLDARGAISVTERTSYIARVRALARRCAESYLADREAMGYPLIKQSAQIGKRAGAHSPVPTK, encoded by the coding sequence GTGAATTTCCAAGACCTCATTTTGACCCTACATCGTTTTTGGGCCGATCGCGGGTGTGTTATTCACCAACCTTATGACCTGGAAATGGGTGCAGGGACATTCCATCCCGCCACATTTCTCCGTTCCCTCGGCCCGGAGCCCTGGCGCGCCGCCTATCCGCAGGCCTGCCGCCGCCCGACCGACGGACGGTACGGCGAAAATCCCAACCGCATGCAGCATTACTATCAGTACCAGGTGGTGCTGAAACCTGCCCCGGACAATATTCAGGGCCTCTATCTGGAGAGTCTCAAACAGCTAGGCATCGATCCCAGGAAACACGATATTCGGTTCGTCCAGGATGATTGGGAATCGCCGACGCTCGGCGCCTGGGGGCTGGGTTGGGAAGTGCGCCTCGACGGCATGGAGATCACTCAGTTCACTTATTTTCAAGAGATCGGCGGGATCCCGCTCAATCCCATTACCGGCGAAATCACGTATGGCACGGAACGCATCGCCATGTATCTGCAGCAGGTCGATAACGTCTACGACCTCCAATGGACCGACGGCGTGACCTACGGCGACGTGCATCACCGCAGTGAGGTCGAGTTTTCCCGGTACAACTTCGAAGAGGGGGAGGTGCCCATGCTCATGGCCACGTTCCAAGCCTTCGAGGGCGAGTGCCAGCGGTTGCTGGACAAGAAGTTGACGCTGCCGGCCTACGACTACTGCATCAAGACCTCGCACATGTTTAATTTGCTGGATGCGCGCGGGGCGATCAGCGTGACCGAACGGACATCGTATATCGCCAGGGTGCGGGCGCTAGCGCGGCGTTGCGCCGAATCGTATCTGGCCGATCGCGAAGCGATGGGCTATCCCTTGATCAAGCAATCGGCTCAGATCGGCAAGCGAGCCGGCGCTCATTCACCCGTTCCAACCAAGTGA
- a CDS encoding sulfate ABC transporter substrate-binding protein yields MTYGAWLTVSAPAQAAETRDLILAAYSVPKEAYERRIIPAFQRFWKQKTGQDVRVRSSYGASGAQARAIIGGFDADVAVLSLEGDVDQVVKAGLITHDWRKAPHGGMISASVVALGVRKGNPKGVKGWEDAARPGIEVLYPNPKTSGGAMWDVIAIYGAGLKLAEQRAGKPVAPDAAATQAVDLLTRIQRNVKVMDKSGRESVTTFERGVGDVIVTYENELLPRVKSGRPYEIIVPDETVWIENPAAVVDTYADRHKAKDLADAFVAFLHGPEAQAAFIELGFRPLDRGTAAPASASTLPQPAHLFTIAELGGWESVSTTLFGAQGVWTKIVEDVSKR; encoded by the coding sequence ATGACGTATGGAGCCTGGCTGACCGTCTCCGCCCCGGCACAGGCGGCAGAAACGCGCGATCTGATTTTGGCGGCCTATAGCGTGCCCAAAGAAGCCTACGAACGACGCATCATTCCCGCCTTCCAACGTTTTTGGAAACAGAAGACCGGGCAGGATGTCCGCGTGCGCAGCTCCTATGGCGCCTCGGGCGCTCAGGCCCGCGCTATCATCGGCGGATTCGATGCGGATGTCGCCGTGCTCTCGCTGGAGGGCGATGTCGATCAAGTCGTCAAAGCCGGCCTGATCACGCACGACTGGAGAAAGGCGCCGCATGGGGGCATGATCTCCGCCTCGGTCGTGGCCCTCGGCGTCCGGAAGGGCAATCCCAAAGGCGTGAAGGGCTGGGAAGACGCGGCGCGACCCGGCATCGAAGTCTTGTATCCGAATCCGAAAACGTCCGGCGGCGCCATGTGGGATGTGATCGCGATTTATGGCGCGGGGCTGAAACTCGCCGAACAACGAGCGGGAAAACCGGTTGCTCCGGACGCGGCTGCGACGCAGGCAGTCGACCTGCTCACGCGCATCCAGCGCAACGTGAAAGTCATGGACAAAAGCGGGCGAGAATCGGTAACGACCTTCGAGCGCGGCGTCGGCGATGTGATTGTGACCTATGAAAACGAATTGTTGCCGCGCGTAAAAAGCGGCCGCCCCTACGAAATCATCGTGCCGGACGAAACCGTCTGGATCGAAAACCCGGCGGCGGTGGTCGATACCTACGCCGATCGTCATAAGGCCAAGGATCTGGCCGACGCGTTCGTTGCCTTTCTCCACGGACCGGAGGCGCAAGCCGCCTTTATTGAACTGGGGTTCCGCCCGTTGGACCGGGGCACAGCGGCCCCTGCATCGGCTTCCACACTGCCGCAACCGGCGCACCTGTTCACCATTGCAGAGCTCGGCGGATGGGAGTCAGTGAGCACCACACTCTTCGGCGCACAAGGTGTCTGGACGAAGATTGTCGAAGATGTGTCGAAACGGTAG
- a CDS encoding Rrf2 family transcriptional regulator: MKFSKKSEYGLRALLELCETYGGRVLQRHEIAERQNIPVEFLEQILLALKRAGLLASRRGIRGGYSLIKSPEEITLGQVIRILDGPLAPISCVSKTAYQKCSDCPYAAKPSCPLQQAMGEVRDAIANILDHYTLSRFAHNNLVKGS, translated from the coding sequence ATGAAGTTCTCCAAGAAGAGTGAATATGGACTCCGCGCGCTGCTCGAGCTCTGCGAGACCTACGGAGGCCGCGTGCTTCAGCGCCATGAGATTGCCGAGCGGCAGAACATTCCCGTGGAATTTCTCGAACAAATCCTGCTCGCCCTCAAACGCGCCGGGCTGCTGGCGAGCCGGCGCGGCATTCGTGGCGGCTATTCGCTGATCAAGTCCCCGGAAGAGATCACGCTGGGCCAGGTCATCCGTATCCTGGACGGCCCTCTGGCCCCGATCAGCTGTGTCAGCAAAACCGCCTATCAAAAATGTTCCGACTGCCCCTATGCCGCCAAACCGTCCTGCCCATTACAGCAGGCCATGGGGGAAGTGCGCGATGCGATTGCCAATATTCTCGACCATTACACGTTGAGTCGATTCGCCCATAACAACCTGGTGAAAGGATCTTAA
- a CDS encoding type II toxin-antitoxin system RelE/ParE family toxin, with amino-acid sequence MRIELLDEAQDDLIQGFHFYEDREAGLGTYFLDCLFSDIDSLLVYAGIHQVIYGHRRCLSKCFPFAIYYSVEGNNVVRVHAVLDCRRNPLWIRKRLKRDG; translated from the coding sequence GTGAGAATCGAGCTTCTGGACGAAGCCCAGGATGATTTGATCCAGGGTTTCCACTTTTATGAAGACCGGGAAGCCGGTCTTGGGACCTACTTCCTAGACTGCTTATTCTCAGACATTGATTCCCTTCTCGTTTACGCCGGAATTCATCAAGTCATATACGGTCATCGCCGTTGCCTCTCCAAGTGCTTCCCTTTTGCCATCTATTACAGTGTGGAGGGAAATAATGTGGTTCGTGTGCATGCCGTATTGGATTGCCGGAGGAATCCGTTATGGATCAGGAAACGATTGAAAAGAGATGGTTAA